TACCAACTTTACGTCGACTACGCGTGGAGAAAATCTTGCTCATCTTGTCTTGACCAATACGGAAGCCATTAATCGGTTAATGACAAATGCCATCAATATCATGAAAGAAAAAGGTTATCGGGGACTTAACATTGATTTTGAAAACGTACTTCCCGAAGACAGGGAAGCTTATAACGCTTTGCTTCAAATAGCAGTTACCCGTCTTCATGCAGAAGGGTTCTTCGTTTCAACGGCTTTAGCGCCAAAATTAAGCGCAGAGCAACGGGGATTGCTCTATGAGGCGCACGATTATCCCGCCCATGGCCGAATTGTCGATTTCGTTATTCTTATGACCTATGAATGGGGTTGGCGCGGCGCTTCACCACAGGCAATCTCTCCCTTGAATCAAATCAAACGGGTTTTGGATTATGCTGTTTCAGTTATTCCAAGAGACAAAATCTTTTTTGGCTTTCAGATTTATGCCAGGGATTGGCTTTTGCCGCATGTCTCCGGCCAAATTGCCGAAACCTTTGGGATGGATGAAGCAATGTCCAGAGCCCTTCGATATCATGCTGAGATCCAGTATGATACGGTTACCCAGTCCCCTTTCTTCCGGTATACGGATACGCAGGGAAACAGTCATGAAGTGTGGTTTGAGGATGCCCGCAGTGCCCAGGCCAAATTTGATACCGTCAAAGCTTATGGATTAAGAGGCATCAGTTATTGGGCTTTAGCCTATCCCTTTCCTCAGAACTGGGCTTTGCTGGAAGATAATTTTACGGTCCGGAAATGAGGAAATGAGAGATTCCTCAAATAGATTCTTGCGTTTCACAAATAATAAAGGGTTGTTGCTCAAGAAATTACTTGCCCAACAACCCTTTTATTCTAATTATTCTTCTTGTAATAGAAAAGATGATTAAGCCCGGGAAACATACGCTCCGCTTCTGGTGTCGATAATCAGGACATCGCCTTCATTCACAAAGAACGGTACTTGAACCGTAGCACCGGTCTCGACAGTCGCCGCTTTGGTACCGCCTGTGGCCGTATCACCCTTGACTCCGGGCTCACATTCCGTTACTTTAAGCACAACTGTATTGG
The sequence above is drawn from the Dehalobacter sp. genome and encodes:
- a CDS encoding LysM peptidoglycan-binding domain-containing protein, which encodes MLIHVVKANQTLDQIAITYRVSPASIISVNGLVEPVQLLTGLALVIPTEDVFHTVKSGETLWKIAQIYGTTVQIILQNNQIANPANIYPGQLITIPARRHRVLAGETLWFIAQKYQVSLQNLIKVNNITNANLIYPGTVLMIPRKPRPTIDVNGYIYRFSQDAVATVNREAEHLTYLSPFAYLIREDGSLQTIEDLPLIQAAIAKKVTQMMSITNFTSTTRGENLAHLVLTNTEAINRLMTNAINIMKEKGYRGLNIDFENVLPEDREAYNALLQIAVTRLHAEGFFVSTALAPKLSAEQRGLLYEAHDYPAHGRIVDFVILMTYEWGWRGASPQAISPLNQIKRVLDYAVSVIPRDKIFFGFQIYARDWLLPHVSGQIAETFGMDEAMSRALRYHAEIQYDTVTQSPFFRYTDTQGNSHEVWFEDARSAQAKFDTVKAYGLRGISYWALAYPFPQNWALLEDNFTVRK